The proteins below come from a single Parageobacillus toebii NBRC 107807 genomic window:
- a CDS encoding M42 family metallopeptidase, with translation MNVETLRLFQTLTELPGAPGNEHAVRNFMRKELEKYADEVVQDRLGSIFGVKRGDENGPTVMVAGHMDEVGFMVTAITNNGMIRFQPLGGWWNQVLLAQRVQIITDHGPVVGVISSIPPHLLCEEQRNKPMEIKNMLIDVGADDREDAKKMGIKPGQQIVPICPFTPMANPKKILAKAWDNRYGCGLAIELLKELKDEKLPNVLYSGATVQEEVGLRGAQTAATMIQPDIFFALDASPANDMTGDAKEFGHLGKGALVRIYDRSMVTHRGMREFVLDTAETHGIPYQFFVSPGGGTDAGRVHIANSGVPSAVIGICSRYIHTHASIIHVDDYQAAKQLLIELVKRCDKATVDAIKKNS, from the coding sequence ATGAATGTAGAAACGCTTCGACTGTTTCAAACATTGACCGAATTGCCGGGAGCACCAGGCAATGAACATGCGGTGCGGAATTTCATGCGCAAAGAGCTGGAAAAGTACGCGGATGAAGTCGTACAAGACCGGCTTGGCAGCATCTTTGGCGTCAAACGCGGCGATGAAAACGGTCCTACCGTGATGGTTGCAGGGCATATGGACGAAGTCGGCTTTATGGTCACCGCTATTACCAATAACGGCATGATTCGTTTTCAGCCGCTTGGCGGCTGGTGGAATCAAGTATTGTTAGCACAGCGCGTACAAATCATTACCGATCATGGTCCAGTTGTTGGAGTGATCAGCTCGATTCCGCCGCATTTGTTGTGCGAAGAACAACGAAACAAGCCGATGGAGATCAAAAACATGCTCATCGACGTCGGTGCTGATGACCGTGAAGACGCGAAAAAAATGGGGATTAAACCAGGACAACAAATTGTACCGATTTGCCCATTTACCCCAATGGCCAATCCGAAAAAAATTTTGGCAAAAGCGTGGGACAATCGTTATGGCTGTGGATTGGCGATTGAATTGTTGAAAGAGTTGAAGGATGAGAAACTGCCAAACGTGCTATATTCAGGTGCTACTGTCCAAGAAGAAGTCGGGTTGCGCGGGGCGCAAACCGCCGCAACCATGATTCAGCCTGATATCTTTTTCGCGTTAGACGCAAGCCCGGCGAACGATATGACCGGAGACGCGAAAGAATTTGGGCATCTTGGAAAAGGGGCGCTTGTCCGCATTTATGACCGTTCGATGGTGACTCATCGCGGTATGCGTGAATTTGTATTAGATACGGCGGAAACGCACGGCATTCCATATCAATTTTTCGTTTCACCGGGTGGAGGAACGGATGCCGGAAGAGTGCATATCGCCAACAGTGGAGTGCCTTCTGCCGTGATCGGTATTTGTTCCCGTTATATTCATACACATGCGTCGATCATTCACGTCGATGATTATCAGGCAGCAAAGCAACTGCTTATTGAACTTGTAAAGCGGTGCGATAAAGCAACAGTCGATGCAATTAAGAAAAACAGCTAA
- the murC gene encoding UDP-N-acetylmuramate--L-alanine ligase yields the protein MTVYHFVGIKGTGMSALAQVLHDMNYTVQGSDVEKRFFTQKALEERGIPILPFNKENIKPGYTVIAGNAFPETHEEIQAAHELGVPVIRYHRFLGEFLQKFTSIAVTGSHGKTSTTGLLAHVMQGVHPTSYLIGDGTGKGIEGSKYFVFEACEYRRHFLSYFPDYAIMTNIDFDHPDYFANIDDVFSAFQEMALQVKKGIIACGDDEYLQKIQAKVPVLFYGFGDDNDFQARNVVKTTEGTAFDVFVRNTFFASFEIPRFGDHNVLNALAVIALCHYEEMDVRIIQERLKTFQGVKRRFSEKVLGNQILIDDYAHHPREIIATIDAARQKYPGREIVAIFQPHTYTRTQTFLREFAESLQQADQVYLCDIFGSAREHHGKLSIHDLQAQIPNSRLIQEDNTSILKQHENAVLIFMGAGDIQKFQEAYERTVHS from the coding sequence ATGACAGTTTACCATTTTGTTGGCATTAAAGGAACAGGAATGAGCGCTTTAGCGCAAGTTCTTCATGATATGAACTATACGGTCCAAGGTTCAGATGTCGAGAAGCGTTTTTTTACCCAAAAAGCATTAGAGGAGCGGGGAATTCCCATTTTGCCCTTTAACAAAGAAAATATTAAACCGGGCTATACGGTGATTGCAGGCAATGCTTTTCCTGAAACGCATGAAGAAATACAAGCTGCTCATGAATTAGGAGTGCCTGTGATCCGGTATCATCGCTTTTTAGGGGAATTTTTGCAAAAGTTTACAAGCATTGCGGTTACGGGATCGCACGGAAAAACATCGACGACTGGCTTGCTTGCACATGTGATGCAAGGGGTGCATCCAACATCATATTTAATTGGTGATGGAACGGGAAAAGGGATAGAAGGAAGTAAATATTTTGTATTTGAGGCATGCGAATACCGCCGCCACTTCTTATCCTACTTTCCAGATTATGCAATCATGACAAATATTGATTTTGATCACCCTGATTATTTTGCCAATATCGACGATGTATTTTCAGCGTTTCAGGAAATGGCGCTGCAAGTGAAAAAAGGGATTATCGCTTGTGGGGATGATGAATACTTACAAAAAATTCAAGCAAAAGTGCCGGTGTTGTTTTACGGATTTGGGGATGATAATGATTTCCAAGCGCGCAATGTGGTGAAAACAACAGAAGGAACAGCGTTTGACGTGTTTGTCCGCAATACGTTTTTTGCTTCGTTCGAAATTCCGCGCTTTGGCGACCATAACGTATTAAATGCGCTTGCCGTCATTGCGCTCTGCCATTATGAAGAGATGGATGTCCGCATTATTCAAGAACGATTAAAAACGTTCCAAGGCGTAAAACGCCGTTTTAGCGAAAAAGTGCTTGGCAATCAAATTTTGATTGATGACTATGCGCACCATCCGCGGGAAATTATCGCAACGATTGATGCGGCGAGACAAAAATATCCGGGGCGCGAAATTGTTGCGATTTTTCAGCCGCATACGTATACGCGAACACAAACGTTTTTGCGGGAATTTGCGGAAAGCTTGCAGCAAGCTGACCAAGTATATTTATGTGATATATTTGGCTCTGCTCGCGAGCATCATGGCAAATTATCGATTCATGACCTGCAGGCGCAAATTCCGAATTCCCGTCTCATTCAAGAAGATAATACATCTATATTAAAACAGCATGAAAACGCGGTATTAATTTTTATGGGCGCAGGAGATATTCAAAAGTTTCAAGAAGCATACGAGCGGACGGTTCACTCATAA
- a CDS encoding YtzH-like family protein, translating to MPLNHEHQITILKDILSEHQADCCGTVSECEQIERLVKSLMGNEQVHPKIKSVLPNIYTYGQNGKYSADLNSHILSHQQQLSEWVNQLT from the coding sequence TTGCCACTAAATCACGAGCATCAAATCACCATATTAAAAGATATTTTATCGGAACATCAAGCTGACTGCTGCGGCACCGTCTCCGAATGTGAACAAATCGAACGGCTCGTAAAATCATTGATGGGAAATGAACAAGTGCATCCGAAAATAAAAAGCGTGCTTCCAAACATTTACACATACGGACAAAACGGAAAGTATAGCGCTGATTTAAACTCTCACATTTTATCCCATCAACAGCAATTATCGGAGTGGGTCAATCAGCTTACGTAG
- a CDS encoding thioredoxin family protein gives MKTIETAAQYEEVKKTKKAIFVFSADWCPDCRFIQPFLPEIEQAFSEYEFYYVDRDQLLEVCQQENVFGIPSFIAYDNGKELGRFVSKDRKTKEEVERFIQSLS, from the coding sequence ATGAAAACGATTGAAACAGCAGCACAATATGAGGAAGTGAAAAAAACAAAAAAAGCAATATTCGTTTTTTCTGCCGATTGGTGCCCGGACTGCCGATTTATTCAACCATTTTTGCCGGAAATCGAGCAGGCTTTTTCCGAATATGAGTTTTATTACGTTGATCGCGACCAATTGCTCGAAGTATGTCAGCAAGAAAACGTTTTTGGCATTCCAAGCTTTATTGCTTATGACAACGGCAAAGAGTTAGGCAGATTTGTCAGCAAAGATCGCAAAACGAAAGAGGAAGTTGAACGGTTTATCCAGAGCTTGTCATAA
- a CDS encoding nicotinate phosphoribosyltransferase, with amino-acid sequence MKEIELKLQGKIKRLTNKTFKFDERIRDGWFSAVYFLKTREIVKEFCPNNIVTMQFFQKEHAVLCGTDEVIALIKTFADEPEKLEIYSLKDGDKISPFETVLTITGPYQNFGFLEGVIDGILARRTSVATNVYNVVKAAALSGVQKPIIFMGDRDDHYTQQAGDGYAAFIGGSTAQATHAMNEWWGKQGMGTMPHALIQLFDGDVVAAAKAYYQKYPEDDLIVLVDYNNDCITDALRVAREFGDKLKGVRVDTSRTMIDQYFIRHPEVLGTFDPRGVNPPLIFALREALDREGFHHVKIVVSGGFNEERIIEFEKQGVPVDMYGIGRSLLKIHIGFTGDNVLLNGKHQAKAGRRYRPNPRLERVDLSEI; translated from the coding sequence ATGAAGGAAATCGAATTAAAATTACAAGGGAAAATTAAACGATTAACGAATAAAACGTTTAAATTTGATGAGCGGATTCGCGACGGCTGGTTTTCCGCCGTTTATTTTTTAAAAACGCGTGAAATTGTCAAAGAGTTTTGTCCAAATAATATTGTTACGATGCAATTTTTTCAAAAGGAACATGCTGTATTATGTGGAACAGATGAGGTGATCGCACTCATCAAAACATTTGCTGACGAACCTGAGAAGTTAGAAATTTATTCATTAAAAGACGGGGATAAGATCAGTCCATTTGAAACCGTATTGACCATTACTGGCCCGTATCAAAATTTCGGGTTTTTAGAAGGGGTTATTGACGGCATTTTAGCCCGGCGTACGTCAGTGGCGACGAACGTTTACAATGTCGTGAAAGCGGCGGCGTTATCGGGTGTGCAAAAACCAATTATTTTTATGGGTGACCGCGACGATCATTACACTCAACAAGCCGGCGATGGCTATGCGGCGTTTATTGGCGGTTCAACGGCGCAAGCGACTCATGCGATGAATGAATGGTGGGGGAAACAAGGAATGGGAACAATGCCGCATGCGCTCATCCAGTTATTTGACGGCGATGTTGTTGCGGCGGCAAAGGCGTATTACCAAAAATATCCGGAAGATGACTTAATTGTGCTTGTCGATTACAATAATGACTGTATTACCGATGCGCTTCGCGTTGCCCGTGAGTTTGGCGATAAATTAAAAGGGGTTCGCGTCGATACATCGAGAACGATGATTGACCAATATTTTATTCGGCATCCGGAAGTGCTCGGAACGTTTGATCCCCGCGGCGTCAATCCACCGCTTATTTTTGCGCTCCGTGAAGCGTTAGATCGTGAAGGATTCCACCATGTGAAAATTGTCGTCAGCGGTGGATTTAATGAGGAACGCATTATCGAATTTGAAAAGCAAGGCGTGCCTGTTGATATGTATGGCATCGGCAGAAGCCTTCTTAAAATTCATATCGGCTTTACCGGCGATAATGTATTGTTAAACGGAAAGCATCAGGCGAAAGCAGGAAGAAGATATCGGCCAAATCCACGCTTAGAAAGGGTCGATTTGTCGGAAATATAA
- the ytxJ gene encoding bacillithiol system redox-active protein YtxJ, translated as MGKKKLETIEQFQEVLKEGKRFLFIKHSLTCPISQAAFQEYEKFSADYPEVDTYYLFVQEARPLSNYIAETFGVKHESPQALLFENGSVVWHTSHWNITYDSLKKEVIQA; from the coding sequence GTGGGAAAGAAGAAACTGGAGACGATTGAACAATTTCAAGAAGTGTTAAAAGAGGGGAAACGGTTTTTATTCATCAAACATAGTCTTACATGCCCAATTAGTCAAGCAGCGTTTCAAGAGTATGAAAAATTCTCAGCCGACTATCCAGAAGTGGATACATATTATTTGTTTGTGCAAGAGGCGCGTCCACTTTCGAACTATATCGCTGAAACGTTTGGTGTGAAACATGAATCTCCGCAAGCACTTTTGTTTGAAAATGGATCTGTCGTGTGGCATACATCGCACTGGAATATCACATATGACTCTCTAAAAAAAGAAGTAATACAAGCATGA
- a CDS encoding DUF1444 domain-containing protein: MDSKQMCEEIKKRLARDDWTFQFDRKKDTLRIEDKETKKGVTISLPGVIAKWHEQKDEAVDEIVYYVEQALNTMHETHTLSGKEKDIYPVIRSTSFPTETKEGIPLLYDEHTAETRIYYALDLGNTYRLIDKKMMEQEQWNEERIKEIARFNVRSLDVHVKEDKVAGNTFYFVNTNDGYDASRILNEPFLAKMKKKITGTMALAVPHQDVLIIADLQNEVGYDVLAQMTMSFFASGRVPITALSFLYEDGELEPIFILGKNYRKK; the protein is encoded by the coding sequence ATGGATAGTAAACAAATGTGTGAGGAAATAAAAAAAAGGCTTGCCCGCGATGATTGGACGTTTCAATTTGACCGAAAAAAGGATACGCTCCGCATTGAAGATAAAGAAACGAAAAAAGGGGTAACGATTTCGCTTCCGGGTGTCATTGCGAAATGGCACGAACAAAAAGACGAAGCCGTTGACGAAATTGTATATTACGTTGAACAAGCGTTAAATACCATGCATGAAACACATACGCTTTCCGGCAAAGAAAAAGATATTTACCCGGTTATTCGCTCGACATCGTTCCCGACGGAGACAAAAGAAGGCATTCCGCTTCTTTATGATGAACATACGGCGGAAACCCGCATTTATTATGCGCTTGACTTGGGCAATACGTATCGGCTGATCGATAAAAAGATGATGGAACAAGAACAATGGAATGAAGAACGAATAAAAGAAATTGCTCGTTTTAATGTCCGTTCGTTGGATGTTCATGTCAAAGAAGACAAAGTAGCCGGAAATACGTTTTATTTTGTGAATACAAATGATGGCTATGACGCAAGCCGCATTTTAAACGAGCCATTTTTAGCGAAAATGAAAAAGAAAATAACGGGAACGATGGCGCTTGCTGTGCCTCATCAAGATGTGCTGATTATTGCTGATTTGCAAAATGAAGTTGGATACGATGTGCTCGCGCAAATGACGATGAGCTTTTTTGCGAGTGGACGAGTGCCGATCACCGCTTTATCATTTTTATATGAAGATGGAGAACTCGAACCGATTTTTATTTTAGGAAAAAATTATCGCAAAAAATGA
- a CDS encoding DUF84 family protein, protein MKIIAIGTTNQAKVAAVRSIFSSEHYTLVPTDVPSDVSAQPISDHETRQGAINRAKHALQKENADIGIGLEGGVMEIDGELWLCNWGALADRDGTVITAGGARIPLPFEVAKGIRAGRELGDVMAEYTGERNIRHKEGAIGVFTNGYVDRAGMFRHIVQLLVGQYEFFCQNH, encoded by the coding sequence TTGAAAATCATTGCCATTGGCACAACGAATCAAGCAAAGGTGGCGGCCGTCCGCAGCATTTTTTCTTCGGAACATTATACCCTTGTACCGACGGATGTTCCATCGGATGTTTCCGCCCAGCCGATTTCCGACCACGAAACGCGTCAAGGAGCGATAAATCGAGCTAAACACGCGCTACAAAAAGAGAACGCGGACATCGGCATCGGTTTGGAAGGCGGTGTGATGGAGATAGACGGAGAGTTATGGCTTTGCAATTGGGGAGCGCTTGCCGACCGTGATGGCACCGTTATTACCGCCGGCGGAGCGCGCATTCCGCTTCCTTTTGAAGTGGCAAAAGGAATTCGTGCTGGCAGAGAACTCGGAGATGTGATGGCGGAATATACAGGAGAAAGAAACATCCGCCATAAAGAAGGAGCGATCGGTGTTTTTACAAACGGTTATGTCGATCGTGCCGGCATGTTTCGACATATTGTTCAGTTATTAGTCGGTCAGTATGAATTTTTTTGTCAAAATCACTGA
- the ytpR gene encoding YtpR family tRNA-binding protein, with translation MNVFYNRQGVGDVLLVSLKPIQPDQRAFEKKGDVVRIFDEKTGETAGYNIFQASTYHHFDGNGLLELNEELVSVINNILEKNGWNETIEADLSPKFVVGYVKEKKKHPNADKLSVCQVDVGTEVLQIVCGAPNVEAGQKVVVAKIGAVMPSGLIIQEAELRGVPSYGMICSARELELPNAPQEKGILVLSDEYEVGQPFTW, from the coding sequence ATGAACGTATTTTATAACCGTCAAGGAGTCGGCGATGTACTTCTCGTTTCATTAAAACCGATTCAGCCAGATCAGCGGGCGTTTGAAAAAAAAGGAGACGTTGTCCGCATCTTTGATGAAAAAACAGGAGAAACAGCAGGATATAATATTTTTCAAGCTTCTACTTATCATCATTTTGACGGTAACGGCTTATTGGAGCTGAACGAGGAGCTTGTTTCTGTCATTAACAATATATTAGAGAAAAACGGCTGGAACGAAACGATTGAAGCCGATCTTTCTCCAAAATTTGTAGTTGGTTATGTAAAAGAGAAAAAGAAACATCCGAATGCGGATAAATTGAGCGTATGCCAAGTGGATGTCGGAACAGAAGTATTGCAGATTGTATGTGGTGCACCAAATGTGGAAGCAGGGCAAAAGGTCGTTGTCGCCAAAATCGGTGCGGTGATGCCAAGCGGACTTATTATTCAGGAGGCAGAATTGCGCGGTGTTCCTTCGTACGGGATGATTTGTTCCGCGCGCGAATTGGAATTGCCAAACGCTCCGCAAGAAAAAGGCATTTTAGTATTATCCGATGAATATGAAGTGGGTCAGCCATTTACTTGGTAA
- a CDS encoding phosphotransferase family protein → MEQLLGKEWDITPAGGTTGDAYFAEYEGRKLFLKRNSSPFLAVLSAEGIVPKLIWTKRMENGDVFTAQQWLNARELKPQDMGSEQVANLLRKIHRSKDLVTMLRRLGKTPLLPEMMMEKLKEQFTPHSFEEPLVEQALDWLEQHMSSLQCDEYVVCHCDINHNNWLLAEDGKLYLIDWDGAMIADPAIDIGMLLYSYIPEEKWEDWLELYGLKLTDDLRFRMKWYTIAQTLHSLIWQKEKNAKKEMQQSLHFLRKLIDPLR, encoded by the coding sequence TTGGAACAGTTACTAGGAAAGGAGTGGGACATCACTCCTGCTGGCGGCACAACTGGAGATGCGTATTTTGCGGAATATGAGGGGAGAAAGTTGTTTTTAAAACGGAATTCTTCGCCATTTCTTGCGGTTTTATCAGCGGAAGGCATCGTCCCAAAACTGATTTGGACGAAGCGAATGGAAAATGGCGATGTGTTTACCGCTCAACAGTGGTTGAACGCAAGGGAATTGAAGCCACAAGATATGGGAAGTGAACAAGTGGCGAACTTATTGCGGAAAATTCATCGTTCCAAAGATTTAGTAACAATGCTGAGAAGGTTAGGAAAAACGCCATTACTGCCAGAGATGATGATGGAAAAACTAAAAGAGCAATTCACTCCCCATTCATTTGAGGAGCCGTTAGTGGAACAGGCACTCGATTGGCTTGAACAGCATATGTCTTCACTTCAATGTGATGAGTATGTCGTCTGCCACTGTGATATTAACCATAACAACTGGCTGCTTGCTGAAGATGGAAAATTGTACTTAATTGATTGGGATGGTGCGATGATTGCCGATCCGGCCATTGATATCGGGATGTTGCTTTATTCCTATATTCCTGAAGAAAAATGGGAAGATTGGCTCGAACTTTACGGCCTTAAGTTAACCGATGATTTGCGTTTTCGCATGAAATGGTATACTATAGCGCAAACCCTTCACTCGCTTATATGGCAAAAAGAAAAAAATGCAAAAAAGGAAATGCAACAGTCGCTGCATTTCCTACGTAAGCTGATTGACCCACTCCGATAA
- a CDS encoding YtxH domain-containing protein encodes MAKNNGGFLLGAIVGGIAGAVTVMLLTSEKGKQWLAEINETGKLEPMKTTATEWLEVAKEKTKEVTKFIPIGKTDEKLSSSESTTTSETSVIPISVPASEKDKENEKDKENIEKLLKEAEEAFHDAEQKLQKQNETE; translated from the coding sequence ATGGCAAAAAATAATGGAGGATTTTTGTTAGGAGCGATTGTCGGCGGAATTGCTGGTGCGGTGACGGTGATGCTATTGACAAGCGAAAAAGGAAAACAATGGCTCGCTGAAATCAATGAAACAGGAAAATTAGAGCCGATGAAAACAACAGCAACAGAATGGTTAGAAGTCGCCAAAGAAAAAACGAAAGAAGTAACGAAATTTATTCCAATTGGAAAAACGGACGAGAAGCTATCTTCTTCTGAATCTACAACAACGTCGGAAACATCGGTCATCCCGATTTCGGTGCCAGCGAGCGAAAAGGATAAAGAAAATGAAAAGGATAAAGAAAATATAGAAAAATTGTTGAAAGAAGCAGAAGAAGCGTTCCATGATGCGGAGCAAAAACTGCAAAAACAAAATGAAACGGAGTGA
- the trmB gene encoding tRNA (guanosine(46)-N7)-methyltransferase TrmB has product MRLRNKPWAKEKIAAYPQYVIPNPEEHKGRWNELFGNDHPIHIEIGTGKGKFITEMAKANPNINYIGIELYPSVLVSALDKLIENELPNLRLLNVNAKDLTNFFAEGEIERIYLNFSDPWPKKRHEKRRLTYRAFLELYEKVLVDEGEIHFKTDNQAFFEYSLVSFSQYGLVLTYVSLDLHNSDFEGNVMTEYEEKFSAKGNRIYRCEVKYPPKHQKAGL; this is encoded by the coding sequence ATGCGTCTACGTAATAAACCATGGGCAAAAGAAAAAATTGCTGCATATCCGCAATATGTTATTCCAAATCCAGAAGAACATAAAGGAAGATGGAATGAGCTATTTGGCAATGATCACCCAATTCATATCGAAATTGGTACAGGAAAAGGAAAATTTATTACAGAAATGGCGAAAGCAAATCCAAACATTAACTATATTGGTATTGAACTGTACCCAAGTGTACTTGTCTCTGCATTAGATAAACTCATTGAAAATGAATTGCCGAATTTGCGTTTATTAAATGTGAATGCGAAAGATTTAACGAATTTTTTTGCGGAGGGAGAAATCGAACGCATTTATTTAAACTTCTCCGACCCATGGCCGAAAAAACGGCATGAAAAGCGGCGATTAACGTATCGTGCGTTTCTTGAGTTGTATGAGAAAGTGTTAGTGGATGAAGGAGAAATTCATTTTAAAACCGATAATCAAGCCTTTTTTGAATATTCGCTTGTTAGTTTTTCACAATATGGATTAGTGCTGACATACGTAAGTTTGGATTTACACAATAGTGATTTTGAAGGAAATGTGATGACGGAATATGAAGAAAAGTTTTCAGCAAAAGGAAATCGCATTTACCGATGTGAAGTAAAATATCCGCCAAAGCATCAAAAGGCTGGTCTTTGA
- a CDS encoding YtnP family quorum-quenching lactonase, producing the protein MEQLQIGKIKMTWLNGGVTHLDGGAMFGVVPKPLWSKKYPSNDNNQIELRTDPILVQVNGKNILIESGIGNGKLSDKQKRNFGVTEESKLEQSLNELGLSTDDIDIILMTHMHFDHACGLTKWEGDRLVSAFPRAEIITSQREWDEMRHPNIRSRNTYWKENWEPIAEQVIPFEKEKEVANGIKMVHTGGHSDGHSIILIESDGEMAIHMADLLATHAHQNVLWVMAYDDYPMTSIFEKQKWIPYAIEKQAWFTFYHDAYYRALKWDENGNIIAHVDRNRL; encoded by the coding sequence ATGGAACAATTGCAAATTGGAAAAATTAAAATGACATGGTTAAACGGAGGGGTAACACATTTAGATGGTGGAGCAATGTTCGGAGTTGTGCCGAAGCCGCTTTGGTCGAAAAAGTATCCGTCTAATGACAACAATCAAATTGAATTGCGTACCGATCCTATTCTCGTACAAGTGAATGGAAAAAATATCTTGATTGAATCAGGGATTGGCAATGGAAAATTATCGGATAAACAAAAACGGAATTTCGGCGTAACGGAGGAATCAAAACTCGAACAGTCTCTCAACGAGCTGGGGCTGTCGACGGATGATATTGACATCATTCTAATGACACATATGCATTTTGATCACGCTTGCGGCTTGACAAAATGGGAAGGAGATCGGCTTGTTTCTGCTTTTCCGCGCGCGGAAATTATTACGTCACAGAGAGAATGGGACGAAATGAGACATCCAAACATTCGCTCGCGTAATACATATTGGAAGGAAAATTGGGAACCGATCGCCGAGCAAGTCATCCCATTTGAAAAAGAGAAAGAAGTAGCAAACGGGATCAAAATGGTACATACCGGAGGACATAGTGACGGGCATTCCATTATTTTGATCGAATCGGATGGAGAAATGGCGATTCATATGGCTGATTTGTTAGCGACACACGCCCATCAAAATGTATTATGGGTAATGGCATATGATGATTATCCAATGACATCGATTTTCGAAAAACAAAAATGGATCCCATACGCGATCGAAAAACAGGCGTGGTTTACGTTTTATCACGATGCGTATTATCGTGCGCTAAAGTGGGACGAGAACGGAAACATCATCGCCCATGTTGATCGAAACCGCCTGTGA
- a CDS encoding DUF948 domain-containing protein, translated as MEIILYASIALIAISFFILVIYIARTLTVLQETIRRLTATIDHLDKEVQSITTETAQLLKKANALADDVQKKVEGLNSLVHAVSDVSSTVQSFNHSLQQFSSSVTKKVDAYQEKVVKVMQWGNAFMEIWEKWKERKQKKTKEAIFDGKK; from the coding sequence GTGGAAATCATTTTATATGCCAGCATCGCGTTGATTGCCATCTCTTTTTTCATATTAGTCATTTATATCGCAAGGACATTAACGGTATTGCAGGAAACGATCCGACGCTTAACGGCGACCATTGACCATTTAGACAAAGAAGTGCAGAGCATTACGACGGAAACGGCACAGCTGTTAAAGAAAGCGAATGCGCTTGCTGATGATGTTCAGAAAAAAGTGGAAGGATTGAATTCGCTTGTCCATGCCGTAAGTGATGTCAGTTCTACCGTTCAGTCGTTCAACCATTCGCTGCAACAATTTTCTTCCTCTGTGACAAAGAAAGTAGATGCATACCAAGAAAAAGTAGTAAAAGTAATGCAATGGGGAAATGCTTTTATGGAAATATGGGAAAAATGGAAGGAAAGGAAGCAAAAAAAGACGAAGGAGGCTATATTTGATGGCAAAAAATAA
- a CDS encoding PepSY domain-containing protein produces the protein MNWKKFIAGMAVGFIAAYVVETKRKQRMISSEKALSLAKASFLQQAPISGSWIQTNPETYEKNNIIYTVYKGGVCRDHEQYEFVIDAYTGTIIETKPL, from the coding sequence ATGAACTGGAAAAAATTTATAGCTGGTATGGCCGTTGGATTTATCGCGGCATACGTCGTTGAAACGAAGCGAAAACAGCGAATGATTTCTTCGGAAAAAGCACTTTCACTAGCCAAAGCATCCTTTTTGCAACAAGCGCCAATCAGCGGCTCATGGATTCAAACAAATCCGGAAACATACGAAAAAAACAATATCATCTACACGGTGTACAAAGGAGGCGTCTGCCGTGATCATGAACAATACGAATTTGTCATCGATGCCTATACGGGAACCATCATCGAAACGAAACCGCTTTAA